One segment of Streptomyces sp. YIM 121038 DNA contains the following:
- a CDS encoding S8 family peptidase, producing MRRTTRRRAAAFLSAATLATGLQLGAAPAAGAAAPKDPGALRLAGAGETAVPDGWIVVLKDTRAGAVPGVAHDLVGRSGGARLGHVYRAALHGFSATMSRARAARVAADPRVAYVRQDTRVRLDAGVLDETQPDAPWGLDRIDQRTLPLSGTYTYRTTAPDVSVYVIDTGLRTTHQEFGGRASVGVDTVGDGQNGNDCNGHGTHVGGIAAGRTYGVAKRAKVVAVRVLNCQGSATTAGVVAGVDWVTAQKARPAVANMSLGGQASDVLDNAVRASVRSGVTYAVAAGSAGSSTGACSTSPARLPEVITVGASDRADRRASSSNHGACVSLFAPGVQIPSAWKDSDTSANTISGTSMATAHVAGAAALHLAFRPADTPAQVKRGLVDNATTGVLQGTPPVVPNKLLYTLYLPTSH from the coding sequence ATGAGGAGAACCACGCGCCGCCGTGCGGCGGCCTTCCTGTCCGCCGCGACGCTCGCCACGGGCCTCCAGCTCGGCGCCGCCCCCGCCGCCGGGGCCGCCGCGCCGAAGGACCCGGGCGCGCTGCGCCTCGCCGGTGCCGGGGAGACGGCCGTGCCGGACGGCTGGATCGTGGTCCTGAAGGACACCCGGGCGGGCGCCGTGCCCGGCGTGGCGCATGACCTCGTCGGGCGGTCCGGCGGGGCGCGGCTCGGCCATGTGTACCGGGCCGCGCTGCACGGCTTCTCCGCGACGATGAGCCGGGCACGGGCCGCGCGCGTGGCCGCCGACCCGCGCGTCGCGTACGTCCGTCAGGACACCCGGGTGCGCCTCGACGCCGGGGTCCTCGACGAGACGCAGCCGGACGCCCCGTGGGGCCTGGACCGCATCGACCAGCGCACCCTGCCCCTGTCCGGCACGTACACCTACCGCACCACCGCTCCCGACGTCAGCGTGTACGTCATCGACACCGGCCTGCGCACCACGCACCAGGAGTTCGGCGGGCGGGCCTCGGTCGGCGTCGACACCGTGGGCGACGGCCAGAACGGCAACGACTGCAACGGCCACGGCACCCACGTCGGCGGCATCGCCGCCGGACGGACCTACGGCGTCGCCAAGCGGGCGAAGGTGGTGGCCGTGCGGGTCCTGAACTGCCAGGGCTCGGCCACCACGGCGGGCGTCGTCGCGGGCGTCGACTGGGTGACGGCTCAGAAGGCGAGGCCCGCCGTGGCCAACATGAGCCTGGGCGGCCAGGCCAGCGACGTCCTCGACAACGCCGTGCGCGCCTCCGTCCGCTCCGGCGTCACGTACGCGGTGGCGGCGGGCAGCGCGGGCTCGTCCACGGGGGCCTGCTCCACCTCGCCCGCGCGGCTGCCCGAGGTGATCACCGTCGGCGCGAGCGACCGCGCGGACCGCCGTGCCTCCTCGTCCAACCACGGCGCGTGCGTGTCCCTCTTCGCGCCCGGCGTGCAGATCCCGTCGGCCTGGAAGGACAGCGACACCTCGGCCAACACCATCAGCGGGACGTCGATGGCGACCGCCCACGTGGCGGGAGCGGCGGCCCTGCACCTCGCCTTCCGCCCCGCGGACACCCCGGCCCAGGTGAAGCGCGGCCTGGTCGACAACGCGACCACGGGCGTGCTCCAGGGCACCCCGCCCGTGGTGCCGAACAAGCTGCTCTACACGCTCTACCTTCCGACCAGCCACTAA
- a CDS encoding serine hydrolase, protein MPAPQHAPGQRRHRHRRLYVSAGAAGAAAVLAWAGWGAVSPGTAASADTADAPVSAEPVRPSARTVLRDAVTSAYAAALPRPEGQVAIGVRDVATGAVATVGDTGFRFHTASVVKSHILAALLLKAQDERRPLTERETALVTPMIRQSENEPATALWPLVGADPGMAAVYRRLGMKDTTPGVDGLWGLTTTTVGDQLRFLDVLHASDSPLSRASRAYQLHLMSTLDKEQIDGGVHTIADPGTTYPAKDGWLPRSRTGLWIINSIGRVRVEGRLLDVVALSQDQLSQTAGVEQVQKALRRVAPAAARALDAREKDVSRR, encoded by the coding sequence ATGCCCGCACCCCAGCACGCCCCCGGCCAGCGACGTCACCGCCATCGGCGGCTGTACGTGTCCGCCGGGGCCGCCGGTGCCGCGGCCGTCCTCGCCTGGGCGGGCTGGGGCGCCGTCAGCCCCGGCACGGCCGCTTCCGCCGACACGGCCGACGCCCCGGTGTCCGCGGAGCCCGTGCGTCCCTCCGCGCGGACCGTCCTGCGGGACGCCGTCACCTCCGCGTACGCCGCCGCGCTGCCCCGGCCCGAGGGGCAGGTCGCCATCGGCGTCCGGGACGTGGCCACCGGCGCCGTCGCCACCGTCGGCGACACCGGCTTCCGCTTCCACACCGCGAGCGTCGTCAAGTCGCACATCCTGGCCGCGCTCCTGCTGAAGGCCCAGGACGAGCGGCGGCCCCTGACCGAGCGCGAGACCGCCCTGGTCACCCCGATGATCCGGCAGAGCGAGAACGAGCCCGCCACCGCGCTGTGGCCGCTGGTCGGCGCCGACCCCGGCATGGCGGCGGTCTACCGGCGGCTCGGCATGAAGGACACCACGCCCGGCGTGGACGGCCTGTGGGGCCTCACCACCACGACGGTCGGCGACCAGCTGCGCTTCCTCGACGTCCTGCACGCCTCCGACTCACCCCTGTCCCGGGCTTCGCGGGCGTACCAGCTGCACCTGATGAGCACCCTCGACAAGGAGCAGATCGACGGCGGTGTGCACACCATCGCCGACCCCGGCACCACCTACCCCGCCAAGGACGGCTGGCTGCCGCGCAGCCGCACCGGTCTGTGGATCATCAACAGCATCGGCCGCGTCCGGGTCGAGGGCCGTCTCCTCGACGTCGTCGCGCTCTCCCAGGACCAGCTCTCGCAGACCGCGGGCGTCGAGCAGGTGCAGAAGGCGCTGCGCCGCGTGGCGCCGGCGGCGGCACGGGCGCTCGACGCGCGCGAGAAGGACGTCAGCCGCCGGTAG
- a CDS encoding FAD-dependent monooxygenase: MNSQVLIAGAGIGGLTAALTLHAAGIDVTVVDSVREIRPLGVGINIQPPAVGVLTELGLGDALAALGIQTAEHRYADLRGELVFTDSRGLARGYRWPQYSVHRGELQMLLLDTVRDRLGAGAVRTGVRVERSVQSEEEVRVRVTDRATGGASVLSAGLLVGADGLHSTVRAALHPEQGPMLWSGVSMWRGVLETERFVTGRSAVIASDDPRPDGSQGPQFLAYPISRPLDDRGRSLLNWVALVTVAEPGPLDPAAADWNAPARAEDVLPHFEGWRIGGRDVRDLVTGSEVILRYPMVDRDPLPHWGEGRVTLLGDAAHPMYPVGANGATQAIIDAGVLADRLAAADDPRTALASYEAERRAATARIVEASRRMHASPHSGESAIDAITSAFRTATGG, translated from the coding sequence ATGAACAGTCAAGTCCTCATCGCGGGCGCGGGCATCGGCGGCCTCACCGCCGCCCTGACCCTGCACGCCGCGGGGATCGACGTCACCGTCGTCGACAGCGTCCGCGAGATACGGCCGCTCGGCGTCGGCATCAACATCCAGCCGCCGGCCGTGGGTGTCCTCACCGAACTGGGCCTGGGGGACGCCCTCGCCGCCCTCGGGATCCAGACCGCCGAGCACCGGTACGCCGATCTGCGGGGCGAGTTGGTCTTCACGGACTCCCGAGGGCTCGCCCGGGGATACCGCTGGCCGCAGTACTCCGTCCACCGCGGCGAGTTGCAGATGCTCCTGCTCGACACCGTACGCGACCGGCTCGGCGCGGGCGCCGTACGAACCGGCGTCCGAGTAGAACGCTCTGTCCAGAGCGAAGAGGAAGTCCGCGTCCGGGTCACCGACCGGGCCACGGGCGGCGCCTCGGTCCTGAGCGCCGGGCTGCTGGTCGGCGCGGACGGCCTGCACTCGACGGTGCGGGCCGCGCTCCACCCCGAGCAGGGCCCGATGCTGTGGTCGGGGGTGTCGATGTGGCGGGGCGTCCTGGAGACCGAGCGCTTCGTCACGGGCCGCTCGGCGGTCATCGCCTCGGACGACCCGCGCCCCGACGGGAGTCAGGGCCCGCAGTTCCTGGCCTATCCGATCTCCCGCCCCCTCGACGACCGCGGCAGGTCCCTGCTCAACTGGGTGGCCCTGGTGACCGTGGCCGAGCCGGGGCCGCTGGACCCCGCGGCGGCCGACTGGAACGCCCCGGCGCGCGCCGAGGACGTCCTGCCCCACTTCGAGGGCTGGCGGATCGGCGGCCGCGACGTCCGCGACCTGGTCACCGGGAGCGAGGTGATCCTGCGCTACCCCATGGTGGACCGCGACCCGCTGCCGCACTGGGGCGAGGGCCGGGTGACGCTCCTCGGGGACGCCGCGCACCCCATGTACCCCGTGGGCGCCAACGGCGCGACGCAGGCCATCATCGACGCCGGTGTCCTCGCCGACCGCCTGGCCGCCGCTGACGACCCGCGCACGGCCCTCGCCTCGTACGAGGCGGAGCGCCGTGCGGCCACGGCCCGGATCGTGGAGGCCAGTCGGCGCATGCACGCGTCCCCGCACTCCGGCGAGAGCGCCATCGACGCCATCACCTCGGCCTTCCGCACGGCTACCGGCGGCTGA
- a CDS encoding MFS transporter encodes MARDLNSSGPAAESRPTPAPGRWAALAVLCSSLLLVAMDATILNVALPSLIDDMRPTAVQQLWIIDIYGLVLGGLLVTSGAVGDRLGRKRLFLIGLVLFGLASVVAATAATPAQLIAGRVLLGIGGAMVMPSTLSLIRGVFTDPRERTLAIGIWAAVAGAGAAVGPLVGGLLVETHGWSAAFWVNVPVVVVTVLAGVKLLPEFRSAGNGPLDWPGAALSVVGVIALAWGIKHVAKGGLAAGDLAVLALGVVLLAVFTRRQLTLADPLLDVRLFTRRAFTAAALAIFLAMLAIGAALFLMSLWLQYVHGYSPFGAGLRTLPAAGAMLAGSLVTPWLMERCGVRTVLALGLGGLVAGFLVLALSPEPTPYGVVAVVFVALGLGDGLAVTASAAVLVSAVPAERAGQAGAVSETAYELGIGLGVALLGSLHATVYAGHMDGRPTAARESIGGAVESARTLGGAAGTRLLDTARAAFETALTTTAYVSVGIVTAVALLVVCLVPRGFRASGGH; translated from the coding sequence GTGGCTCGTGACCTGAACTCCTCAGGCCCCGCCGCGGAAAGCCGCCCGACGCCCGCTCCGGGACGTTGGGCCGCCCTCGCTGTGCTGTGCTCCAGCCTGCTCCTGGTGGCCATGGACGCCACCATCCTCAACGTGGCGCTGCCGTCACTGATCGACGACATGCGGCCGACCGCCGTGCAACAGCTGTGGATCATCGACATCTACGGCCTGGTCCTCGGCGGACTGCTCGTGACCTCCGGCGCGGTCGGCGACCGGCTCGGCCGCAAACGCCTCTTCCTGATCGGCCTCGTGCTGTTCGGGCTCGCCTCCGTCGTCGCCGCGACCGCCGCCACCCCCGCGCAGCTCATCGCCGGGCGGGTGCTGCTCGGCATCGGCGGCGCCATGGTCATGCCGTCGACGCTGTCGCTGATCCGCGGCGTCTTCACCGACCCGCGCGAACGGACCCTCGCGATCGGCATCTGGGCCGCCGTCGCGGGCGCCGGAGCTGCCGTCGGCCCGCTCGTCGGCGGGCTGCTGGTGGAGACGCACGGCTGGTCGGCGGCGTTCTGGGTGAACGTGCCCGTCGTCGTGGTGACCGTGCTCGCGGGCGTCAAGCTCCTCCCCGAGTTCCGCAGCGCGGGCAACGGCCCGCTCGACTGGCCCGGCGCCGCCCTCTCCGTCGTCGGCGTGATCGCCCTCGCCTGGGGCATCAAACACGTCGCCAAGGGCGGCCTCGCGGCCGGCGACCTGGCCGTCCTGGCCCTCGGCGTGGTCCTCCTCGCCGTGTTCACCCGGCGCCAACTGACGCTCGCCGACCCGCTCCTCGACGTCCGCCTGTTCACGCGGCGCGCGTTCACGGCCGCGGCGCTCGCCATCTTCCTGGCCATGCTCGCGATCGGCGCCGCGCTGTTCCTGATGTCGCTCTGGCTCCAGTACGTCCACGGGTACTCGCCGTTCGGCGCGGGGCTGCGGACGCTGCCCGCGGCCGGTGCGATGCTCGCGGGCTCGCTGGTCACGCCGTGGCTCATGGAGCGCTGCGGCGTGCGGACGGTGCTCGCGCTCGGCCTCGGCGGCCTCGTCGCCGGGTTCCTGGTGCTCGCCCTGTCGCCGGAACCCACGCCGTACGGCGTGGTGGCCGTCGTCTTCGTCGCGCTGGGGCTCGGCGACGGACTCGCCGTCACGGCGTCCGCCGCCGTCCTGGTGTCCGCCGTCCCCGCCGAACGCGCCGGTCAGGCCGGTGCCGTCTCGGAGACCGCGTACGAACTGGGCATCGGGCTCGGCGTCGCGCTCCTCGGGTCGCTGCACGCCACCGTCTACGCCGGGCACATGGACGGCCGTCCCACCGCCGCCCGGGAGTCCATCGGCGGCGCCGTCGAGTCGGCCCGGACGCTGGGCGGCGCGGCGGGCACCCGCCTGCTGGACACGGCCCGCGCGGCGTTCGAGACCGCCCTGACGACCACGGCGTACGTCAGCGTAGGCATCGTGACGGCGGTCGCCCTGCTCGTCGTCTGCCTGGTGCCGCGCGGGTTCCGGGCGAGCGGCGGGCACTGA